TGCCGGCTTCGGGGTAGGTGACCGCGAGGGTGAAGGCGGTAGCGACCGCGGCGTCGACGGCGTTGCCGCCTTTCTTCAGGACGTCGGCGGCGACCTTGGCGCCGTACTGGTCCGGTGCTGCGACCGCGCCGCCGTCGAGGCTGGCGGCGAACACCGAGGAACTGGCGGCGAGGATCGCGACGCCCAGGGGCAGCTTGCTGAAGTGGAACACGCGCATGGAGCTTCCTTATTTATTCTTGTGTTTGCGGTGAGGTGAGGCGCCCGGAAGACCGGAGGCTTCGGTGGATCAGTGGGGCAGGATCTTGGCGAGGAACTGCTGGGTACGCTCGGCGCGGTTCTGCAGGTCGCCGAAGAACTCCTCCTTCGGGCAGTCCTCGACGATCTGCCCGCGGTCCATGAAGATCACCCGGTCGGCGACCTTGCGCGCGAAGCCCATCTCGTGGGTCACGCACATCATGGTCATGCCTTCGTGGGCGAGCTGGACCATCACGTCGAGCACCTCGTTGACCATCTCCGGGTCGAGCGCCGAGGTCGGTTCGTCGAACAGCATCACGATCGGGTCCATCGCCAGGGCACGGGCGATGGCCACGCGCTGCTGCTGGCCGCCGGAGAGCTGGCCGGGGTGCTTGTGCGCGTGTTCCTTGAGGCCGACGCGGTCGAGCAGCTTCATGCCCTTGTCCATCGCCTCTTCCTTGCTCCGCCCCAGCACCTTGCGCTGGGCGATGGTGAGGTTCTCGGTGATGGTCAGGTGCGGGAACAGTTCGAAGTGCTGGAACACCATGCCGACGCGGGAGCGCAGTTTCGGCAGGTCGGTCTTGGGGTTGGCGATGGAGGTGCCGTCGACGGTGATGTCGCCCTTCTGGAAGGGCTCCAGCGCGTTGACGCACTTGATCAGGGTCGACTTGCCCGAGCCGGACGGCCCGCAGACCACCACCACTTCACCCTTGGACACCTTGGTGTTGCAGTCGGTGAGCACCTGGAAGTCGCCATACCACTTGCTGACGTTATCGATGGAGATCATACGGTTAACCTTTTCTGCAGGCGCTTCACGCCGAAGGACGCGGCGAAGCTGATGACGAAGTAGACGAGACCGGCGAAGATCAGGAACTCATGGGGTTGGCCGATGATGTCGCCACGGGAACGGGCGGCGTTGAGGAA
This Pseudomonas sp. ATCC 13867 DNA region includes the following protein-coding sequences:
- a CDS encoding amino acid ABC transporter ATP-binding protein — translated: MISIDNVSKWYGDFQVLTDCNTKVSKGEVVVVCGPSGSGKSTLIKCVNALEPFQKGDITVDGTSIANPKTDLPKLRSRVGMVFQHFELFPHLTITENLTIAQRKVLGRSKEEAMDKGMKLLDRVGLKEHAHKHPGQLSGGQQQRVAIARALAMDPIVMLFDEPTSALDPEMVNEVLDVMVQLAHEGMTMMCVTHEMGFARKVADRVIFMDRGQIVEDCPKEEFFGDLQNRAERTQQFLAKILPH